A section of the Chryseobacterium scophthalmum genome encodes:
- a CDS encoding DUF3945 domain-containing protein yields the protein MSESERDKIQDREENLQSKDISQDNLSDTLLALDKKTKKVELVNGVDANGNLQKVDSQKKNSNQFIRIDRGGDIFSNFFSNFISQLRNPTEFSFFKISELGAIQTAKELQEYVDKASNIEMETLKGYEINIQNSLTHKNQNKMAAKSTETESKTQHETPQYRYQPEQIDWQIMAKFGLDQEKLTKMNVLDRLLRGFKSHKLVPVTINLGNAVSRMDVRLSLQTNDSGQVLINLHGIRKEPDFKMKFLGHEFSEQDKENLRNTGNMGRVVDLVNPKTDEIIPSIISKDRLTNELVALNTNYMKIPDEIKGVKLNNEQKQTLGEGKPLYIEGMISSKGDSFNASVQFNAEKRYVEFLIDPNKKLDQAQSSQQAVNEKPQKNFRGKELTDLQFNNLKEGKSVYVSGLIDQKGNTYNGYITYSKENGTTDFSFQNPDKVAERVKPDDANKTQVAVNSEGKTNEATKNVKEPLQSMQTNPANKKQAEQQQKSKEPVRSRRRKL from the coding sequence ATGAGCGAGTCGGAAAGAGATAAAATACAAGATAGGGAAGAGAATCTGCAATCAAAGGATATCTCGCAGGATAATTTATCTGATACACTTTTGGCATTAGATAAAAAGACAAAAAAAGTAGAATTGGTCAATGGAGTTGATGCCAATGGAAATCTTCAAAAAGTAGATTCTCAGAAGAAAAATTCCAACCAATTTATTCGCATTGATAGAGGGGGCGATATCTTCTCCAACTTCTTTTCCAATTTCATCAGTCAACTCAGAAATCCAACAGAATTTTCATTTTTTAAAATTTCAGAACTCGGTGCAATTCAAACTGCAAAGGAGCTGCAGGAGTATGTAGATAAGGCATCAAACATAGAAATGGAAACTTTAAAAGGCTATGAAATCAACATTCAAAATAGTTTAACCCATAAAAATCAAAACAAAATGGCAGCAAAATCAACAGAAACAGAAAGTAAAACCCAACATGAAACTCCGCAATACCGTTACCAACCCGAACAGATAGATTGGCAAATCATGGCAAAGTTTGGATTGGATCAGGAAAAGCTCACCAAGATGAATGTCTTGGATCGTCTGCTCAGGGGATTTAAATCACACAAGCTGGTACCTGTCACTATTAATTTAGGCAATGCGGTCAGCAGGATGGATGTTCGTCTTTCTTTGCAAACGAATGACAGCGGTCAGGTGCTCATTAATCTTCATGGAATACGTAAAGAACCGGATTTTAAAATGAAGTTTTTAGGTCATGAATTTTCAGAGCAGGATAAAGAAAACCTTAGAAATACAGGAAATATGGGAAGGGTAGTGGATCTTGTCAATCCAAAGACTGATGAAATAATTCCTTCAATAATCAGTAAAGACCGTTTAACCAACGAATTGGTTGCTTTAAATACCAACTACATGAAGATTCCCGATGAAATAAAAGGAGTAAAACTTAATAATGAGCAAAAGCAAACATTGGGTGAGGGCAAACCTCTTTATATCGAAGGAATGATTTCAAGTAAAGGAGATTCTTTTAATGCTTCGGTTCAGTTTAATGCAGAAAAAAGGTATGTGGAATTTCTGATAGATCCTAATAAAAAATTGGATCAGGCTCAAAGCAGCCAACAAGCAGTAAACGAAAAACCACAGAAAAATTTTAGAGGCAAAGAGTTAACTGATTTGCAGTTTAATAATCTTAAAGAGGGAAAATCGGTGTATGTAAGTGGATTGATTGATCAAAAAGGAAATACATACAACGGTTATATTACATATAGTAAAGAAAACGGAACTACAGATTTTTCTTTCCAAAATCCTGACAAGGTTGCTGAAAGAGTGAAACCTGACGATGCCAACAAAACTCAGGTGGCCGTTAATTCTGAAGGGAAGACTAATGAAGCAACGAAAAATGTGAAGGAGCCTTTACAATCAATGCAAACAAATCCAGCGAATAAGAAGCAAGCAGAGCAACAGCAAAAAAGTAAGGAGCCTGTTAGATCGCGAAGAAGAAAATTATAA
- a CDS encoding helix-turn-helix domain-containing protein — MNIDRIEFNSWMERLMERFNLLDDKVKEMKNQNFEIDGEQLLDNQDVLQMLKISSRSLQRYRTSKRLPYYTISGKLYYKLSDVHQFIRDSFNGNSKRSSSQSGTF; from the coding sequence ATGAATATTGACAGAATAGAGTTTAACTCATGGATGGAAAGACTGATGGAACGCTTTAACCTCCTGGATGATAAAGTAAAAGAAATGAAAAACCAAAATTTTGAGATTGACGGGGAACAGCTCCTGGATAATCAGGATGTCCTGCAAATGCTCAAGATAAGTTCAAGATCATTGCAGCGTTACCGTACTTCAAAGCGTTTACCCTATTATACCATCAGCGGTAAGTTGTATTATAAACTTTCAGATGTCCATCAGTTCATCCGAGATAGTTTTAATGGTAATTCTAAACGCAGCTCAAGCCAGTCAGGGACATTTTAA
- a CDS encoding helix-turn-helix domain-containing protein, which translates to MQTISILTKEDLLDFKKEFVKEILELLNGNKINQEEWLKSSEVQKLLKISAGTLQNYRINGTLSFKKVGGTLYYRYQDIAKLLG; encoded by the coding sequence ATGCAAACAATTTCAATTTTAACAAAAGAAGACCTGCTCGATTTTAAAAAAGAGTTTGTTAAAGAGATTCTCGAACTGCTCAATGGTAATAAGATAAACCAAGAAGAGTGGCTCAAATCTTCTGAAGTACAAAAACTGTTGAAAATATCTGCAGGAACTCTCCAGAATTACAGAATAAATGGAACCTTGTCATTTAAAAAGGTTGGCGGTACACTTTATTACAGGTATCAGGATATTGCGAAGCTTCTTGGCTGA
- a CDS encoding RteC domain-containing protein, which yields MVNKLFRTVTKMYDHLEKDLKIIENAHDDPIKIAEESLSTIDQSVRELKKVITPVIFEGIAEEVYFFKNLKPLFISKYIYFMKLLSIVSSIPHSSEKARKKYYENEWDKLKKYHSENADFYNYYRRNATYMDHKYFVRNSFDLKMKLSLNLYNFDECFTTSHCHQVAHILANDLLEVFLKEESEKEYHAWSKKEDHDTQLKWSASKVALIELAYALHQSNCFNGGNIEFSEIMRSFEKTFEIDLGNYYKTVTEIKDRKNGRTKFLNMLSANLNQHFKNADDQF from the coding sequence ATGGTAAACAAACTTTTCAGAACGGTTACAAAGATGTATGATCATCTTGAAAAAGACTTAAAAATAATTGAGAATGCGCATGATGACCCTATTAAAATTGCGGAAGAATCTCTTTCAACAATTGATCAGTCGGTCAGAGAATTGAAGAAAGTAATTACTCCTGTAATTTTTGAAGGAATCGCCGAAGAAGTGTATTTCTTTAAAAATCTGAAACCGCTCTTTATTTCAAAATACATCTACTTTATGAAATTGCTGAGTATTGTTTCGTCAATTCCTCATTCGAGCGAAAAAGCACGTAAAAAGTATTATGAGAACGAATGGGATAAACTCAAAAAATACCATAGCGAAAATGCTGATTTTTACAATTACTACCGTAGAAATGCAACGTATATGGATCACAAATATTTTGTAAGAAATTCATTTGATCTCAAAATGAAACTTTCTCTTAATCTTTATAATTTTGATGAATGCTTTACTACCTCACACTGTCATCAGGTTGCTCACATATTAGCAAACGATTTACTGGAAGTCTTTTTAAAAGAGGAATCTGAAAAGGAGTATCATGCGTGGAGTAAAAAAGAAGATCACGATACCCAGCTTAAATGGTCAGCTTCAAAGGTAGCATTGATTGAACTTGCCTATGCTTTGCATCAGAGCAATTGCTTTAATGGTGGAAATATTGAGTTCAGTGAAATTATGCGCTCTTTTGAAAAAACTTTTGAGATCGATTTAGGAAATTATTACAAAACAGTAACTGAAATTAAAGACAGGAAAAATGGCAGAACAAAGTTTCTAAACATGCTTTCCGCTAATCTCAATCAACATTTTAAAAATGCTGATGACCAATTTTAA